In Spea bombifrons isolate aSpeBom1 chromosome 12, aSpeBom1.2.pri, whole genome shotgun sequence, the following proteins share a genomic window:
- the SCN3B gene encoding sodium channel subunit beta-3 — translation MATWKNSLCTESLIALLMVGLCTPVCVEVPSGTKAVQGKNMTLGCISCMKREEVEAITTVKWFYQPVGGEESLIYEFSGGQGMESKSSMQGRISWNGSRDLQDVSITIINVTVNDSGRFTCNVTRILRFETHNHVVQSNISIDLKVTVEDSEDFTSVLSEIMMYILLAFLTVWLLVEIGYCYRKISKAEVTQESITDYLAIPSENKENCSVPVEE, via the exons ATGGCAACATGGAAGAACTCTCTCTGTACCGAATCTCTCATTGCTCTGCTAATGG TGGGCTTGTGCACCCCGGTGTGCGTTGAAGTTCCTTCAGGGACGAAGGCCGTGCAGGGAAAGAACATGACCTTGGGGTGTATCTCCTGCATGAAGAGAGAAGAAGTTGAGGCCATCACTACCGTGAAGTGGTTCTATCAACCGGTCGGCGGGGAAGAATCCCTT ATATACGAGTTTTCCGGGGGACAGGGTATGGAAAGTAAAAGCTCCATGCAAGGCCGAATCTCGTGGAACGGAAGCCGAGATCTGCAGGATGTTTCCATCACCATAATCAACGTGACGGTGAACGATTCGGGGCGTTTCACCTGCAACGTGACCCGCATCCTACGCTTCGAGACTCATAACCACGTAGTCCAAAGCAACATAAGCATTGATCTCAAGGTGACGGTGGAAG acagtGAAGATTTCACATCGGTGCTTTCAGAAATTATGATGTATATCCTCCTGGCCTTCCTCACCGTGTGGCTGCTGGTAGAAATCGGCTATTGCTACAGAAAGATCTCCAAAGCAGAAGTCACGCAGGAAAGTAT aaCCGATTATCTAGCGATTCCGTCAGAAAACAAGGAGAATTGCTCAGTTCCTGTGGAGGAATAA